CGTCCGGAGCTTCCATCGGGCTGGGTCGCTTCACCGAATTCGATTTCATTCGCCGAATCGCCAGTCCGAAGTTGCAGCGGTTCGCCGTTGACCAAATTCATCGCTGCCGTTGTCGCGGCTGCGGTCTTTGCAGCGTCAACCGTTTGCGTTTCGCTGAACGCGCGTCCGCCGGCCCGCGCCGCCGCATCCGTCGCAACCATCAACTCCGTTCGCGTCAACTGCATCTGGGCCGTGTTGATACAGAACGCCGCCAAGATCGCAAGCACCGGCAACAGCACCGCCAACAAACCCATCACCGCGCCGCGACGCTCGACCGATCGGTTGCGGACTGCGTTCGACACTTGAGCGTTTTTTCGACTGCCGTTCATGATGGATGTTCCAGGCAAAGTTTTCTTAGACAACTTGATCAACAAGGTTTTTTTGGCTTCGATCGAACGTCGCGATCGACGGAATTGGTTGCAAGCGGCGATAATCATTGTTCGTAGAATCCGTCGTAGCGCTCGGTTCGCATCCGGACCGTCGATGAAATATCCGACGTCGGAAGAAAGAACGGAGCGAACAAGGCGACTTCGCCAAGGTCGACCGTAACAGTCACCGTGACATCCGTGCTATCCACGTCGATCTCGGAAACGTCAACTTGGTATCCGTTGCTAAGCAACGACCCCATGATGCGGTTGGCCTCGCCCTCGGCTTCCGCCGCATTGGCTCCGGGAACGATCGCATGACGTGCCGCAAAGTACGCGGCGTCCTGCGCCAAGTTGCGAACCATGTTCATTCGTGCGAATTCCATGCACGTCAAAATGATCAACAACAAAATGTTGGCCACGATCGCAAACTCGACCGCCGACGCGCCGAGGCGTGATTCGCCGCTGCGCCGACGTCGTCGCGTTCGTCGTTGATGAGGGGATGGAAGGTTCATGCTTCGGGGCCTGACACACGTAGTGCGGTAATCAGTTGTTGAGGTTCGCGTATTCTTTGCGCATTGTGACGCTCGCGGTAACAATCAAATCAGCAAAACGTTCGGTAGGAATCAACAAGTTTCCGGCGGTGGGAATGTTGACGGTCACGGTTACGTTCTGAAGCGTCGCAGCGGATTCAAAGCCTGGCGTACTGAACGTGCAAACGCTGCCCGCTGAATACTGCACGCCACGTTCGTCCAGGAACTCGGTAACTCGATTGACAACATCGGTGTTGGTACGACCGCGGCCCACGCCTTGGCGGGCGCCCTCGTAAGCCGCCAGGACTGCGGACTCTTTCAGAAACATGACCGAACAAACGTCGATCGTCCCGAGCGTCAATGTGATCAAGAGCGGCAGCACGATCGCGAACTCGATCGTCGCGACGCCGCTGCGTCGAGACGATCGGCCTTTGCGTCGGCGGCTAGCGATGGTTGCACAAGTCATGGAACAAAGAGGGGTAGGTGAC
The sequence above is a segment of the Rubripirellula tenax genome. Coding sequences within it:
- a CDS encoding TadE/TadG family type IV pilus assembly protein — encoded protein: MNLPSPHQRRTRRRRRSGESRLGASAVEFAIVANILLLIILTCMEFARMNMVRNLAQDAAYFAARHAIVPGANAAEAEGEANRIMGSLLSNGYQVDVSEIDVDSTDVTVTVTVDLGEVALFAPFFLPTSDISSTVRMRTERYDGFYEQ
- a CDS encoding TadE family protein, coding for MTCATIASRRRKGRSSRRSGVATIEFAIVLPLLITLTLGTIDVCSVMFLKESAVLAAYEGARQGVGRGRTNTDVVNRVTEFLDERGVQYSAGSVCTFSTPGFESAATLQNVTVTVNIPTAGNLLIPTERFADLIVTASVTMRKEYANLNN